GGATGCCGGTCGCCGCCGCGCCGCCGGACGGCGAAGTGACCGACGAGGAACTGGCCGAGGAGCTCGGGCTCGAACTGAACGACGTGCGCAGAGCGCTGTTTATTCTCTACGAGAACGACCTCGCGACCTATCGTCGGCTCCGCGACGAGGACTCCGGGTGGCTCACGTACCTCTGGACGTTCCAGTACGAGAAGATCCCCGAACAACTGCAAGAGGAGATGCACCGCCTGCTCGACGGCCTCGAAGAGCGCCGCGAGTACGAGCGGGAAAACGAGTTCTACCTCTGTGAACACTGCGGCATCCGCTTCGAGTTCGGTGAGGCGATGGAGTTCGGCTTCGAGTGTCCCGAATGTGGTAATCAGGTCGAGACGATGGAGAACACCCGTCTCGTCACCGCGATGGAGAACCGCATCGAGGAGCTCAGAGACGAACTGAACGCTGACGTGGACGTGGAAGCCTGATGGTCGTCCTCGGTACAAAAGTGTACGTCGCCGGCGACGCCCGGGACCGTACGCTCGACGGCCTGCGCTCGATGGTCGGCAACGAACTCGGTGACCTCGACGTGGCGTACGACATCGGCCTCCGGGACGACGAGTTCCCGTCAGTGACCGTCGACGGCCCCGACGAGACGGTCGCGAAGAACCTGCTGCGCGAGGAGTTCGGCGAGATGGTCGCCGACCACGAGGACGGCGAGACGTACGTCGGAACGCTCGATAGCTGGGACGAGGACGGCTTCGTCCTCGATGTCGGCTTCGGGCAGACGGTCCGAATTCCGGCCGATCAGCTCGGTCTCGGGCAGGGGACGCCCAGCCAGATCCGGAAGCGGTTCGGACTGGTCCAGCACCTTCCGCTCCGGTTCGTCGCCGGCGACCCAGCACGCCTCGCGGAGGTCGAACAGGACCGACTCTACGAGTGGACCCGTGGCGACAACGGTCGTATCAACGCGAACAGCGTCACGCGCTCCGAGGCGCGAGCGACGGTCAACCGCGCCGGCCACGCACAGGACATCGTCACTGTCGAACGCATCGGCCTGTTAGAACAGAGCATCATCTGCAACCCGGACACCGACCCGCCGGGGCTGCTCGCCGACATCGGGCAGTACATGCCGTCGGAGCTGCTGGCAATCGTGCCCTGACTTTCGAGCTATGAAACGCCGCCATCTCCTGTTGGTCGCCGTTCTCGCACTGGTCGCCCTTTCGGGGTGTAGCGGCTTCTTCGGCTCCGAAGAGGTCGACCCGGAGCGGCTGAACGAGAACGCGAGCTACGACTGGAATACCTCGGCAGACGGAACAATCGTCATCGAGGAATCGAGATACACCGCCGTCTACGCCGTGGAGAACGAGACCTCATTTGACGTGTACACCGTCGACGGCCTCGGGCGCGAGCGGAGTGTCCCTATCAGTGCGCTTCGGTTCCGGTACGCGAACGGGACGGTCGTTAGCGCCGCAAACTCCTCGCTGAGCGCTTCGGAGAGTCGCCAGCGAACGACAGTCAATCTCTCCGGGAACGTCTCCGGAAAGGTGGGCTACTCGGTCGCTCGGACCGGCAAGCGCTTCGCTTCCCCCACGCTCGTCGAGGACGGCTCGTACACGGTCGTGCTCCCGCCCAACACTGGGGCCGGGATTCCGTTCCTCTCGCGAATCAGCCCGGGAGGCTACGAGTCGGAGACCGTCGACGGCCAGCAGGTCATCCGCTGGGACGAGGTGACCTCCGACCAGATTGTCGTCCGGTACTATCTTGACCGCGACCTGTGGCTGTTCGGCGGCCTGTCGGCCATCGCCATCGTCATCGGCGTCGTGGGGACGCTGTACTACTATCGGCAGTTGCAGGAAGTGATTCGCCGACGCAAGGAGGCCGGTATCGACCTCGAAGAAGAGGACGGTGACGACGACCCGCGGGACCGTGGTCCGCCGCCAGGGATGCGTTGAGGCCGGATCGAAAGCGAGATCCGACGCGTTTCGCAGGCGCTAACCGGGTCACTTTTTCGCGTCGGGCGTACACACACGGCTATGAGCAACGGGTGGTTCGCCGGGCTGGACCCGGACGACGACGCGGCCGCTGTCGAACAGATAGAGGCCGGGCGAGCCGACACGCCGGAGGACTGGCCACAGCAGGCAGTCGAGGCGGGGTTCGCAGACGACGAAGCGGACTACTACGACCGTCTGCACGAGGTGACGATGGCGGCCACCAGCGCGGCGGTCGCCGAACGAGAGGGCGCTGACGACCAGCAGCTCGTCCACGCGGTCCGGGCGATGGCCGACTGCGAGCGCACGGCAAACGAACTCGCCGAACGGGTCGCCGAGTGGGGCGGGAGCCGGCACGGTGATAGCGGGAGCGGCGTCGAGTACGCTCGCTCGCTGGCCGACCGAGACGACGAGGACGAGGGAGACACTGCCCTCCGGTCGCTCGCCGGGCAGACGGCCGAGCTGGCCGACGAAGCGGACTCGCTTCGGGCGTACATCGAACGGACCGCGCCCGCCGTCGCGCCGAACCTCTCGATGCTGGCCGGGCCGGTGCTTGCGGCCCGCCTGATTTCAC
The genomic region above belongs to Haloarcula hispanica ATCC 33960 and contains:
- a CDS encoding NOP5/NOP56 family protein, producing MSNGWFAGLDPDDDAAAVEQIEAGRADTPEDWPQQAVEAGFADDEADYYDRLHEVTMAATSAAVAEREGADDQQLVHAVRAMADCERTANELAERVAEWGGSRHGDSGSGVEYARSLADRDDEDEGDTALRSLAGQTAELADEADSLRAYIERTAPAVAPNLSMLAGPVLAARLISLAGGLEALAKKPSGTVQVLGAEDALFAHLKGNAPSPKHGVIFTHEYVRGTRRADRGSAARALAGKLSIAARVDHYSGDRRPDLQAELDGRIERIQARAEEGDE
- a CDS encoding DUF2110 family protein; its protein translation is MVVLGTKVYVAGDARDRTLDGLRSMVGNELGDLDVAYDIGLRDDEFPSVTVDGPDETVAKNLLREEFGEMVADHEDGETYVGTLDSWDEDGFVLDVGFGQTVRIPADQLGLGQGTPSQIRKRFGLVQHLPLRFVAGDPARLAEVEQDRLYEWTRGDNGRINANSVTRSEARATVNRAGHAQDIVTVERIGLLEQSIICNPDTDPPGLLADIGQYMPSELLAIVP
- the tfe gene encoding transcription factor E; translation: MAFEELLEDPVIQKYLHELVGPKGMPVAAAPPDGEVTDEELAEELGLELNDVRRALFILYENDLATYRRLRDEDSGWLTYLWTFQYEKIPEQLQEEMHRLLDGLEERREYERENEFYLCEHCGIRFEFGEAMEFGFECPECGNQVETMENTRLVTAMENRIEELRDELNADVDVEA
- a CDS encoding DUF5803 family protein, giving the protein MKRRHLLLVAVLALVALSGCSGFFGSEEVDPERLNENASYDWNTSADGTIVIEESRYTAVYAVENETSFDVYTVDGLGRERSVPISALRFRYANGTVVSAANSSLSASESRQRTTVNLSGNVSGKVGYSVARTGKRFASPTLVEDGSYTVVLPPNTGAGIPFLSRISPGGYESETVDGQQVIRWDEVTSDQIVVRYYLDRDLWLFGGLSAIAIVIGVVGTLYYYRQLQEVIRRRKEAGIDLEEEDGDDDPRDRGPPPGMR